The Exiguobacterium mexicanum genome includes a window with the following:
- a CDS encoding response regulator transcription factor: MHVLIVEDDLAILHLVETTLQRAGHTVTAAMDGADAERLFMANPADAAIIDILLPGLDGRTLCSRLKQMTDIPVILLTALGEWEEKRSGFEHGADDYMTKPFIPEELLFRLQAVAKRYAKNAATLVTVGPLKLDLRDYRLELNSETIHLPKKEFELLYQLAAFPGRVFTRDELIEQVWGLDFEGDDRTIDVHIKRLRGRLHDDTITIRTVRGVGYTLEVSP, translated from the coding sequence ATGCACGTACTGATTGTAGAGGACGATTTGGCTATCCTTCACCTCGTTGAGACCACGCTACAGCGAGCCGGACATACGGTGACAGCTGCCATGGATGGGGCCGACGCCGAGCGACTGTTTATGGCGAACCCTGCCGATGCCGCGATCATCGACATCTTGCTGCCCGGCCTCGACGGACGGACGCTCTGCTCACGTCTGAAGCAAATGACGGACATTCCCGTCATTTTATTGACCGCTCTCGGGGAATGGGAAGAAAAACGAAGCGGCTTCGAACACGGGGCCGATGATTATATGACAAAACCGTTCATCCCGGAAGAGCTGCTGTTCCGCCTTCAAGCCGTCGCAAAACGTTACGCCAAAAATGCGGCCACACTCGTCACAGTCGGACCGCTCAAGCTCGACTTGCGCGATTATCGCCTTGAACTGAACAGTGAGACGATCCACCTGCCGAAAAAGGAGTTCGAGCTGCTCTATCAGCTGGCGGCGTTCCCGGGCCGGGTGTTCACCCGGGATGAACTGATCGAACAAGTATGGGGCCTTGACTTTGAGGGCGATGACCGGACCATCGATGTGCACATCAAACGGCTCCGAGGCCGCTTGCATGACGACACGATCACGATTCGAACGGTTCGGGGCGTCGGCTATACGCTCGAGGTCTCGCCATGA